The genomic window TGATCACTTCTCTATGATCACCTAATTTTGATTTGATGCCAATTAAGTTAAAGGCACGTTTGGTGGAGTTTTGATGGCGGAAAAGGGGAGAATGAAGTGCTTGGATTTCTCTTTCTCTCCACTCATAAACATATTGTTTTTCGTTTTCTTCAACCGATGTGATATCATCCGAGAGTTTTTGAAACGAATCTACCAAACTACTTTCCATTTGGTCAAAATGATCTATTTTTGCTAACGGAGATGTATTATCAATAATTTGAGTGTCAAATGAAGCAATGGATGTTTCCCCTTGGATCATTGCTGAAATGGGAAAAGTTTGGATCCGAAATAATTTAGTATCGAGTCCTAATTCTTCTAATTTTCTCTTTTTGGAGTCCGCATAAAACTTTGCGATGTAAAGATCCAGTTTGGATTTATGATTCCGGATTTCTTTTTTGATATTTTTGATATCGAGTTCCCATTTTGATTTTGCTTCATTTTCCTCGGGAGTAGGTTGTTTGATGATATCTAAATACTTTTCTTCATTTTTTACATACGCTGCAGCAAGATTGACTAATGTATTCCAATCTCGTTCGCTGATATTTCGATTAGATGCTTCCCTTAGCTGTTGGCGAATTTCTCGTTCTAACATTGTTACATCATCTTTGGTTAAGTAGACCGAAAAAAATGTATCAAATTTCTTAAGAACTTTAGAAGAACCAAGGGAACCAAATAAATTGGTTTTGAATCCAAAAACAGAAACCGTTTTTTTCTTCGTAACAAGTTTTGCTGTTTGGTATTTTTTTAATTCTTCCTGTTGTTTTTCAATTCTTGATTTGAACTCTTCGATCCGAATTAAATTTTGGGAGATAGATTCAATCTCCATCACAAGGCCGGCGATAAAGTTCTTTGAAACAGCGGCTTGTTTTTCATAACTTTCGGAAAGGATCGCTGTTTGTTGGCGGACGGTGATGATGGACAAAAGTAAAATGGTTAATGCAATCAGAGTTCCTGTAAACCAAGCAAGTTTTGCGCGAATCCCTTCCGATAGGATCTTCCAAAGGGATAACATTCCCGACTGAATCATTTTTAAAAATTCCATAGGCTCTACAAAAGAATAAAAAGGCAAAATGCAATTGCAAGATTTTTTGTCTTTCGACTTTAAGTTTGTTAGGTGAAGATTACTAACGAATCCTTCCCAAATCGATTCAAACAGCATTTTTGCTTGCTATTTTTCACTTTCTCGGTAGCGTTCTTTTATCCAATGTCTATCAATCGATTTGATTTAATCGCTATCGGGGGCGGTCCTGCCGCTCAAAAAGCTGCTATCCAAGCAAGTAAACTCGGCAAAAAGGCTGCTATCATTGAAAAAGATCCTTATTTAGGTGGTGGTTGTGTCCATTGGGGGACAATCCCTTCCAAATCTCTCCAGGAAACGAGTCGGTTCTACAGGAACTTAAAACTTTCCAATCTACACGGATTACAATCCCCACAAACAACACAACTCACTCTCCAGGAGTTAATGTTTCGTGCCTCCACTGTCATCGAAAAAGAAGAAGATGTGACCCGGGAACAGATGATCCAAAACCGAGTCACAACTCTCACAGGTTGGGGAAAAATTGTAGATCCAAACCGGGTCGAAGTAACGGACTCGGCGGGAAGGAAAAAAGTTTACGAAACAGAAAACATTCTCATTGCAACTGGCAGTAGCCCAAGACGACCATCGAATGAAAATATTCCTTTTGAAGAAGGATTAGTTTACGATAGTGATGGTTTGTTTGCGATGAAAAAGTTGCCAAGCACATTAGCTGTGATTGGAGCTGGAATCATTGGTTCCGAGTATGCTACCATTTTTGCTCATATTGGAGTCAAAGTGCACCTATTTGATTCCCAAAATCGGATTCTAGGTTTTTTAGATGAAGATATATCTAACGAAATGACAAGGATCATGGAAAATGCAGGAATACAAATCCATGTCGATTCATCGATCACCAATTATAAAAAAATTTCCGATGAAGAAGGTTTTGAACTTACAACTAATAAAGGTGAGGTGGTGAGAGTCAACCAGGTCCTAATTTCACGAGGAAGGCTTGGAAATGTTGATAATTTGGGACTGGAATCTGTAGGGATCATTCCAAATGACAGAAAACAAATCCAAGTGAATGAGAATTACCAAACCAATGTTCCCACTATTTACGCTTGTGGAGATGTGATTGGATTTCCTAGTTTAGCATCAGTATCAATGTACCAAGGTGCTTATGTCGCAAAACATATGTTTGGTCATCCTTCTGTCCCTGTAGATGCGGAAGAATTCCCGATTGGAATTTATACACTACCAGAAATTGCAACGATAGGTCCTACAGAAGAAGCTTTGAAAAAACGAGGGGTTTCCTATGGAGTTGGTCTTGCTAAATTTGATACTATCACTAGGGCTCAAATCAGCGGAGACCAAGTTGGATTACTCAAAATTCTATTCGATAAACAATCGAGGCGGGTTCTTGGTGTTCATATCATTTCAGACAAAGCAACAGAACTCATAACACTTGGGCAATGTGTAGTGAACCTAAAAGCGCCTATTGAGTATTTCACAGAACATATTTTTAATTACCCAACTATGATTGGGGCTTATAAAAATGCTGCAAACGATGCCCTTTTACGCGAAAAATAATCTGAGTTTTTGAGAATCTGAGGTCCCCTAATTGTTTTCTTTTACAGAGAGGAATGGGATTTTACTTGTCAGAGACTCGGTTTTACGAACACATACAAGATTGTGTCCGACAATTCTGTCTCCATGAGTCAAATCTACGAAAGAAGTCATAAACGAATTTTTGACTTTCTTTATAAGTACACTCAAAACGCGGACACAGCCATGGATTTGATGCAAGACAGCTTTTTAAGTTTCCATAAACATTATGGCAATGCTGGTCTCTCGGAAGAGAAGTCCGTCATGGTTCTGTACACCATTGCTCGCAATTTATCCATTAATTATGCTAAAAAATTTTCCACGTCTAGGGAAATTGCTTCTGATGAAATCGAATTCCACAGTCACAATCCCAAATTAGAAACAAAAGCGGAATACCAAGATTTGGAAGACCGGTTGTATTCGTTTCTAGGAGAACTTTCGGAAGATGAAAGGTCAGCATTATTACTCAAAAACGTAGAAGGATTCCAACTCGTTCAAATCGCAGAGATCTTAGGAGTTTCTGTTTCCACCGCCTCTAGGCTTGTCATCAAAGCCACTGAGAAAGTATTGGCCATAGCAAAAAGGGAAAATCTGGTTCCAGATTAAAACGAATGAGCGAATTTGAAGACCAAAAACACATAGAAGCGTTGGAAGCCCTTTTACGAAAACCGTCGAAGGTGACTGAGCAAGTGGAATTCCCAAATTGGGAAACTTTGGCTACACGTTCCCCTCGCCAAGAATGGAGTGATTCACCCTCTAGACCAAACAAAGTCCTATCCTTTTTTCGGAAACCAGCGGGACTTACCCTTGTGGGAGGGACTAGTTTTGCCATCGCCGCCGCCATATTCTTTGCCTTTATCATCAAACAGAATCCCACTTCTAACGAGGTCTCTTCCTCGGCAGTGGTGGAAAAAAAACGCCAGATCCTTTCTCCTCTTTCTGTTTCTGTATCCCAGCTTAAAGGGAAGGTTTTTATTTTTCCAGCTGGTAGTACAACAAAAGTACCTTTGGTTGAAAAGTACCAAATCACTTCTGGAGATATCATTTCTACAGAACTAGCATCCCAAGTAGACTTACAGTTTGAAACTGGTTCTTGGATCCGAATCAATCCGCAATCGGAAGTCATTGTTCAGTCATTACAAAAATCTGATACGGGATCCTATTCACAAAAGTTCTCTGTGAAAAAAGGGAAACTTTTTGCTTCTGTTTCCAAACTTTCGAAAGACAGTGAGTTTACTGTCCAAGCAGGCGAACACCTTACGCAAGTTCGTGGGACTATTTTCAGCATTTCATACGACGGAGTTGTGGAAACTGTTGCGGTACGAGAAGGATCTGTTGCCTTTGGTGAATTAATCCTAAATGCGAAACAACAAGCAGTTGTTAAACAAGGAGAGTCGTTCCCAGTTATTGCTTCTCAAGTGAGTTCCAAAGAAGATAAGGAACTCAAAGCGTTTTATACCCAATCCATACTGGCCAAAGAGTCATTACTTTACCGTGAACATTCTCGATTAGAATTGGTTCGTTTAGAGGATGGAACGGAATACCGAGGTGTGATTTTAGGACAATCGGAAACCCATCTCCACTTCCAAGGAATGGATGGAAAAATCGAAATCCCCATCAAAAACATTCTCGAAACCGAAAAAATCCGTTAAAAATCATAAGTTTTTTGACAAGATTTCCTTTTTCTGAAAGGCTCTTTACCGAATACCTGTAAGACCATATAAAGGAAATTATGCCAGAGAATCACAAAAAAAACTTTCGATTTCGTTATCTCATCGATAAAGAATTCCAATTAAAATTCTTAGCACATTATTCTCTTCTGTTTATTTCTGGGGTGATTGTCACTCTTTTGTTCTTATATTGGTTGAACCAATCCAAATATGATGGTGGGGCAGTGTTCCGCCTTCGTCAGGATGCACAAACTGTGTATTGGAAAGTCGAAAACGAAGATGCGGCACCTGGAGAAGCGAAAGAAAAGTTTGTACCACGTGAAATTTATCTGCCCAATTACGACCACCAACTGAATTTATACACCATCCAATTTGATGCTGTGGTGACACTGTCTGTCTTGTATTTATTGTTAATCACAGTTTTCTCCATTTTCAAATCACATAAGATGGCAGGTCCTGTCTTTAGCATCAAACGTTCTTTGCAGAGAATGGCATCTGGAGACCCAATTGAAACCATTCGGATTCGAAAAGGGGATGAATTCCAAGAGTTAGTAGAAGTTTTGAATGAAGTGATCCAAAAGAGGATGAACGACCAAAACAAGAAGTCTACATAATATTTCTATGTCACATGAAAGTAGGGGCGGCCCCCGCCCCGAATTGGGTGGTGGAGGTGGGCCTTGTGGGTCTTTTTCCCAAATCCAACCTTAACATATTTCAAACAAATCGTCCACTCCATCCTACACATCTGAAAAAATTACGAACAAAAGTTCATATTTGGCACCAAATCTAATTGAGATTTGAAAACATCCAAATCGTTTTTTTTGATTCAAACCCAAATTGAATTCATTTTCCAAAAGGCAAACATCCGATTCTTGATTCCGATTGACTTTACTAAATGAATAGGGGTACACTTTTTCCGATATGAAACAATCTGGAAAATCGATTCTCGTAGGTATCATTCTTTTGGGAATGATCTTAGTAACAAATTGTAACCAGCCAACGCTTGCTAGGCTCAGTAATGACAATATCTTAGGATCCGATGCAAAGGCAGAACTTCTCCAAGCTTCGAAAAGAATTGATGGTGTCAAATTTGCTCCCCTGGGAGTGAACTCATCTGGAGCAGAAGCATCTTCAGCACTTCTCAACGGTGTTTTGATTCCAATCCTTGCAGAAATTAATCCTGATAAGTATTATAAACGAGATGGAGTAGAAGCTTGTGTAAAGAATATCTATATTCTAGGATTAGCACTTCCCAATTATGCTTCAGTCGAACTCTCTTGCAAAATTGAGGAAGTCACTACCTTTGATTTTTTGAAATAAACAAAAAATCTACATAATAATTCTATGTCACATATAACTCAGGGCGGCCCCCGCCCTGAGTTGGGTGGTGGAGGTGGGCCTTGTGGGCTTTTTTCCCAAATTCAACCTAACAGAATTTCCTCATTCTTTCAACTTAGTCTCAAAATCTCCCAATTTTTTTTATACTTTAGTTCATGTTTTGATCATTTCAACCACCTATCTATCCATCACCTAACTGAAATGAATTGGCATTAATAAAAATAAAAACTATCTGAATCCAAATGAATTCATTTTGTTTTGGTTTCGCCACCGATCGTAGCGGAAATCCTTTCGCATCGCGAAAGATTGGAGCGTAGAGCGGGATCGCATTTCGGGAGAGAGGTTCGAATGTAGATTCCAATTGCGAGGCACCTCCGTTCGCTGTTTCTGTATGACTGATTCTGAATTTGTTTCCAATACAACAAATAGTGTTTCTTTGTAGATGATTACGTGATGCAGTGAGTTACTTCCCATAATCAATCTTATGTCGCATAACAAGTGTTACTGCTTTGTGCAGAAAGGCACATCGGTAACACTTTAGATCACTCACATGGATTACATTAGAGAAGAAGCAGGATGGTATCCGAATCTTCGGAACATTTCGATCCGAATGACAAGTGATTTTCGCAACAATCGATCACTTTAGGATCGATAAAGCTTAAAATTGAAATCTATTCTAATCGAACCTTATTTTGTTCCACAGGCTTTTTTCTTTAAGTCTTCACAAAGATAGGAACCTACCAACCTTTCTGCATCACATTGGAATTTAGCAGATGCTTTGATTTCGGTACTCCCTGTGACTGCGGAAGCGGATTCTGAACAATACGTATACGATTGGTAAATCACAAGTGAACATGCTAAATAATCTAAATCCGCACGTTCACATTTTTCATAAGACTCACTGGTCTTCGTACATTGGATTAAGAAGAGTAAAACTAAAACGAGAAAAGAATGTCGAATGATCACGTTGGTACTTAGACAATTTTATGGATTTGAAGTGGAATTTTTTTTCTCGAGGATGGCATTCGTTTCCACATACCGGATGGAAGGACTTTGTTTTAGCTCCATTTTTAATTTTTCTAATCCAGGATCCGATTCGAATTGGATTCTATAAGCAGGTTTCATTTTAATCTGGAGTTCCAACTGGTAATTACCGAATCCCTGGAGAAGTTGTTTCCATTCTTCTGTAGATAACTCTTTTTCTGTCCCAACAATGTAGTCACCGCGATTTGCGATTGGTTTCATTGGAACATTTGTTAGTATTGGTTTTTTACGTTCTGGCATACTTTCCTTCACCCCTTGCGCACAGGAAACGTAAGGGATGAAAAGAATATAGAGTAAAAGTTTATTGAAGCGTTGCTGTAACACCCGTCACCTGATTGATGTGTTTCACGGAAGCATTCGCATTAATAGCTTTGCCGTATTTTGTATTGGATGATATTGATGCAGTCGCAGTTCCTCCATCTATTAATTTTTGGATAACTTCCGCATAAGTAAACAGAGGATTATAGGCTCGAATCAATGCCGCAACTCCTGCTACATTTGGTGTTGCCATTGATGTTCCATTGTAATTTCCGTATGAATTATTGGATGCAATCCATGCGCTTAGATAAAAGTCTCCAAACATTACACCACCGTTCTGAGTAGAACTATCTGATTTATATCGATATCCTACAGTACAACTTGTTGCTGCCGTATTCATACAATTTGTCAAAGTAACTTCTTCTGATAATATGAAGGAATATCCAACTCCAGAAATAGTTTTTCTACATAATCTTTGCACATACATCGATCGATTATAGTCAGGAAGAGTTAATAGTGTTCCTCCTGAAAATGGGCTAGATGCATCATTTTTGTAATATACTTCCGTATAATCATAACATGTGTCTCCGATAGATTCTCCATCGGAAACTATAGTTTGAAATAAGGATACTTTTGTTGCATTGCTTGGGATGGTGAATGATTTATAAACAGTTCTATCAATATTTGCTGAAACAGATGTTGGATTATTGTAAGGTGGAGTAAAATTGAAGTTAATAACCGAACAATCGTTTGGTAATGCCAACCCTTTCAAAGTACCTGATCCAACTGTACAAGACTGGTAAGCCCAAGTTACAGCACCACCTGAACCACCTGTTGTCCAACCCGTATAATTTGAAGTTCCTTCATTGTATGTAGTTTCACTTCCAAAAATACTATAAATATTGGTTCCAGGAGCACCGAAGTCAACAGCACGATTTGCAGCAGTAGTTGTTGTATCAAAATTAGAAAAACTTGCACGTTGGAAATTTTGATCTAGTGCAGCGATACAAATTTGATTGGCATTATTGTTTTTGCATGGGTAAGAATTTCCAGATGCAAGATCTGTGTTTTCATTTCCAGCTGCTACTACAACTAAAACATCATTGGCTTTTGCAAATTCCACCGCATCGTAAATCAACTGGCTGTATTGTGTTCCACCTAAACTCATGTTGATGATTTTGGCACCATTTCTTACCGCAAAGTAGATTCCGTCGGTAACAGTAGCGTTACTTCCTCCACCTACTCCCAATACTCGAACTGACATGAGTTGAGCAGATTGGCAAACTCCAGAAATTCCTTTATTATTATTCCCTACTGCTCCAATGGTCCCAGCCACGTGACTACCGTGTCCTTCCTCATCCTTTGGATCGTTGTCTCCGGAAGCAAAGTCCCAACCATGTTTAGGACAACCTCCACCAATCGTATTCCCATCTTTATCTTTGCAACTTGCGGAACCATCCCACATATTCGCTGCTAGGTCTTCATGGTTATAGTTGATGCCGGTATCAAGCACTGCAATAATGATAGAACTACAGTTCGATGTCACATCCCAAGCACCTAATACATTCATATCTTTCCCGATAGCGGATGCACCAGGTGGGTTATTCGTTGTATAAGATGGTGATGAAATGGTTTGATTTGTGTTATTTAAACCCCAGAGTTTTCCAAAATCAGTATCGTTTGGTGCAGTAGCTTGGGCATAGTAGTAGTATTTTGGCTCAGCATATTCGACAGAAGGATCAAGTTTGGCACGACTGACCGCATCAGCTACCGATTCATTACTCGCAATTTTAACAGTTGTAAAATTTGCTCTTTTGCTCACATGTCCAACTTGAAAACCTAATGATCTCGAGCGATTGAATATTTCATCACTTGAGACAGATGGTTTGAATTTAATGACAATTTCATCAGGTGCAAAATCAGGTCGATTTGTTGCTCCAGATTTTGAATGTGAATTGGTAATACTACTTTCAAATCGGAACGGTTCAGTTAAAAAATTCCGTTGGTTTGGATTGGAAATGATAACCGTTGATGTAAGAACTGTTATTAGACAAATGAGTTTTATTTTCGAAGCGTAACTTAGTTTAGTTTTCATATCTATTATTTTCCTTTTGGATTAGGTAGACGGTACATTGACTGATGTTTGAGTCGATGGTGTCCCACCGGTTGTATTGTATTTACCAAATGCAAAAACCTTTAT from Leptospira paudalimensis includes these protein-coding regions:
- the sthA gene encoding Si-specific NAD(P)(+) transhydrogenase, which encodes MSINRFDLIAIGGGPAAQKAAIQASKLGKKAAIIEKDPYLGGGCVHWGTIPSKSLQETSRFYRNLKLSNLHGLQSPQTTQLTLQELMFRASTVIEKEEDVTREQMIQNRVTTLTGWGKIVDPNRVEVTDSAGRKKVYETENILIATGSSPRRPSNENIPFEEGLVYDSDGLFAMKKLPSTLAVIGAGIIGSEYATIFAHIGVKVHLFDSQNRILGFLDEDISNEMTRIMENAGIQIHVDSSITNYKKISDEEGFELTTNKGEVVRVNQVLISRGRLGNVDNLGLESVGIIPNDRKQIQVNENYQTNVPTIYACGDVIGFPSLASVSMYQGAYVAKHMFGHPSVPVDAEEFPIGIYTLPEIATIGPTEEALKKRGVSYGVGLAKFDTITRAQISGDQVGLLKILFDKQSRRVLGVHIISDKATELITLGQCVVNLKAPIEYFTEHIFNYPTMIGAYKNAANDALLREK
- a CDS encoding RNA polymerase sigma factor, coding for MSQIYERSHKRIFDFLYKYTQNADTAMDLMQDSFLSFHKHYGNAGLSEEKSVMVLYTIARNLSINYAKKFSTSREIASDEIEFHSHNPKLETKAEYQDLEDRLYSFLGELSEDERSALLLKNVEGFQLVQIAEILGVSVSTASRLVIKATEKVLAIAKRENLVPD
- a CDS encoding FecR family protein gives rise to the protein MSEFEDQKHIEALEALLRKPSKVTEQVEFPNWETLATRSPRQEWSDSPSRPNKVLSFFRKPAGLTLVGGTSFAIAAAIFFAFIIKQNPTSNEVSSSAVVEKKRQILSPLSVSVSQLKGKVFIFPAGSTTKVPLVEKYQITSGDIISTELASQVDLQFETGSWIRINPQSEVIVQSLQKSDTGSYSQKFSVKKGKLFASVSKLSKDSEFTVQAGEHLTQVRGTIFSISYDGVVETVAVREGSVAFGELILNAKQQAVVKQGESFPVIASQVSSKEDKELKAFYTQSILAKESLLYREHSRLELVRLEDGTEYRGVILGQSETHLHFQGMDGKIEIPIKNILETEKIR
- a CDS encoding methyl-accepting chemotaxis protein, with the translated sequence MPENHKKNFRFRYLIDKEFQLKFLAHYSLLFISGVIVTLLFLYWLNQSKYDGGAVFRLRQDAQTVYWKVENEDAAPGEAKEKFVPREIYLPNYDHQLNLYTIQFDAVVTLSVLYLLLITVFSIFKSHKMAGPVFSIKRSLQRMASGDPIETIRIRKGDEFQELVEVLNEVIQKRMNDQNKKST
- a CDS encoding S8 family serine peptidase — translated: MKTKLSYASKIKLICLITVLTSTVIISNPNQRNFLTEPFRFESSITNSHSKSGATNRPDFAPDEIVIKFKPSVSSDEIFNRSRSLGFQVGHVSKRANFTTVKIASNESVADAVSRAKLDPSVEYAEPKYYYYAQATAPNDTDFGKLWGLNNTNQTISSPSYTTNNPPGASAIGKDMNVLGAWDVTSNCSSIIIAVLDTGINYNHEDLAANMWDGSASCKDKDGNTIGGGCPKHGWDFASGDNDPKDEEGHGSHVAGTIGAVGNNNKGISGVCQSAQLMSVRVLGVGGGSNATVTDGIYFAVRNGAKIINMSLGGTQYSQLIYDAVEFAKANDVLVVVAAGNENTDLASGNSYPCKNNNANQICIAALDQNFQRASFSNFDTTTTAANRAVDFGAPGTNIYSIFGSETTYNEGTSNYTGWTTGGSGGAVTWAYQSCTVGSGTLKGLALPNDCSVINFNFTPPYNNPTSVSANIDRTVYKSFTIPSNATKVSLFQTIVSDGESIGDTCYDYTEVYYKNDASSPFSGGTLLTLPDYNRSMYVQRLCRKTISGVGYSFILSEEVTLTNCMNTAATSCTVGYRYKSDSSTQNGGVMFGDFYLSAWIASNNSYGNYNGTSMATPNVAGVAALIRAYNPLFTYAEVIQKLIDGGTATASISSNTKYGKAINANASVKHINQVTGVTATLQ
- a CDS encoding TIGR04452 family lipoprotein gives rise to the protein MKQSGKSILVGIILLGMILVTNCNQPTLARLSNDNILGSDAKAELLQASKRIDGVKFAPLGVNSSGAEASSALLNGVLIPILAEINPDKYYKRDGVEACVKNIYILGLALPNYASVELSCKIEEVTTFDFLK